The DNA sequence GCTCTTCTATCAATACTCGGATTACATTGccgtcctctctctctctcttactcactctatctctctctctttctctctctctctcccgacCCCGCTACGCCATTCGCGCACCTCAGCAAGGACGTCCCGTACACGTTCCGGGCAGCGCTCGGGTTCCTGCGAAACACGTACGTTCGCGAAGGATTCCTGGCCCTGTGGCGGGGCAATTCGGCCACGATGGCGCGCATCATCCCATACTCGGCTATCCAGTTTACAGCCCACGAGCAATGGAAGAAGATACTGCAGGTCGATCTGCACACGGAGTAAGTTGTGGAGAACGGCGAGAGGCTCAGAAACAAGGCTCTGATTGCATTATTGTTTGTGCTCATTTGTTTCCTTGCGCCAGTACGGAAGTACGCCGCTTCCTCGCAGGGTCGCTGGCCGGCATCACGTCCCAGTCGCTGACGTACCCGCTCGATCTGGCCCGGGCCCGCATGGCGGTGACGGACAAGTACTCCGGCTACAAGACGCTGCGCGAAGTGTTCGTGAAAATTTGGCAGTGCGAAGGGCCGCGCACACTGTACCGCGGCTACTGGGCGACCATACTGGGCGTAATACCGTACGCCGGCACATCGTTCTTCACCTACGACACGCTGAAAAATGAGTACTACAGTAAGTGTGGGCGGGTGTCATGCGGGCGATGCCATTGCGGGACGTTTTTAACgacggtttttctttttaatgttttttttttgcgttacaGAAAGGACGGGAGACAAATCTCCCAACACTGTGATATCGCTCACGTTCGGTGCGGTAGCGGGCGTGATCGGCCAGTCATCCAGCTACCCGCTGGACATTGTGCGGCGACGAATGCAAACCACCGGTGTAACGGCTCAATGCGCCGACCAGTACCTTACCATTGGCCGGACGTTGATAAAAATATACAGGCATGTCATCGCTCTCGGGGTAGGGCCACCATAAAGCTAAATAATAACTCACACTCCTCTTGCTCCACCCCACAGGGAGGAAGGACTCGTCAAGGGCTTCTACAAGGGCCTGAGCATGAACTGGATCAAGGGCCCGATCGCTGTCGGCATCAGCTTCGCGACGTACGACCACATCAAGCATCTGCTCCGCGACATCATACACATCCGGAGCGGGGACGGCCAGGCACGGTAATAGTCTGTGGGCGGCACGCTGCGTGGGTGGGGTTGCTGCAGGCGAAAACTGTCCCTTCGAATTCGTTTTCGAATATCCTTAAGCTAGGCAGAGATTAACGCAGACAAGCGGAAGGACCACACGACAATAAGAAGAAAATTCCCCCCCGCCGTATCATCGCCAGTAAGCCCCACATCCCTCGCCTCCCTTTCCCCGGCAGCAcaggctgtgtgtgtttgtgtgtgagtgtgtacatGAAAGCGtgcgagtgtatgtgtgtgtgtgtgcgtattgtACGAATCGTCAATCGGATAAGTGCCATTAGCTGGTTTTACCTATcgctttttttcctgtttttttttaaacgaagCGAAGGTACAACGGGCTgtcgtcattttttttttatattttttgttcccAGGCCAGCACATTACGAAACCATTGCACAAAAGAGAAACATGTACTATTTTAGGTGTAAACGAATCTATATACGTTATTTAGTTACTTGCCCACGTTTgaggtgaggggggggggggggggtggtaggGGGGCAAATCCAATGGAGTGGGCTAGagaaacaaactaaaacgAAGAAGCAGAATCAGTGTGTTAGTGTCGTACCACGGTCAGACCTGTGCTACGCCAGAAATAGGCGCCGAGCGGGCGGGTTGTGTTTAGGCGCGGTGTCTCTTTCAAAAAGATGATGCGAGAAATAAAGCTAACCAGAGTCAATATGCCTTTAGTGCCGGGCACGGGCCTTTGCAGCTTCGAGTCCGTGTTTCTCTCTTGtttcctgttgctgctgagaGTGAACTCTAGTGTGTATTGGTCGAGCAACGTGCGCTGCTAAGCACGCCACGGCGGCAGTGGGTAAAATTCACACGAAAAGACTAGAACCTTGTCACTTTCGATTTCTTATTGGAGGACAGAATGTAGTGAATaaagtttgaaaaaaaaaaaaacagttaggTTAAAAATTTGGGTTAATCATTTATGCtggaagaaaaggaaagaatgtgtttttttgtatatctTGTAAGATTATCTTTTTTATACGTATGCAACTACCTAGAACTTTCAAGCCATCACAGTCCTTAATGCCGCTTACGAGATCCTGTCCCAGATGCTGTTTTGCAGAATTGTGccccttgctacaaatttCGTCAGCTGCTACCGagctgggtttgttggaggcaaatccgccaccgaccaaattttcactctaaggcagatcctccagaagcGCCAGATCCCTACGCGCCACCTGTTCATTGACTTCAAGGCGGCTGAtagaggccaccatgaacggggtgcagtgcaaggtgagagtgTCGACCTTGACGTCAGAATCGCTCGAATCTCACAGGTGTCTGAGGCACTggtgacggactctcctgtctgcccttcaacatcgccctggaaaGTGTCATTCGAAGCGCGGggctagacaacgacatcTGTGGCACGATCCTCAACCGGTCTCCTAAAATTCCTAGGCTTCGCGGATGGCATCGAGATCATCAGGACAACAGCGACCAAGCAAGAGTTGGACTGAGAATtaatgcgacgaagacgaagtatCTGCTTGCCGGAGAATTAGACCATCCGGGCAGCAttgtattagttgacggcgactTGCTCGAGGTGGTAGAAGAGTTCTGCTATCTGCGGATGGTCGTTACTtgggacaacgacatcagcagcgaaatttggagacgcattgtgcagaGGAATCGTGCATACGTtgggcttcaccgactgctgagatccagaagacgtCTAGtccgcacgaaatgtgagatatatcgcacattgattcgcccggtggtcctctatggaCACGAGTCCAGGACCATCCGAGCGAAGGATGcagactagtgatgtgctctttggagcgcacccacgattCCGATTCaactgagatccagaagacgtcgagcccgcacgaaatgtgagatatatcgcacattgattcgcccggtggtcctctatggaCACGAGTCCAGGACCATCCGAGCGAAGGATGCAGACTAGTGATGTActctttggagcgcacccacgattCCGATTCAACTCCAGGCATTGCTAGTCCGATTCTGGCAAAATTCGTTTGGAGTTGGAGACGTCCGGAGTCGACCTGAGTCgaccggagttggagtcattcggagtcttTCAGAGTCGATCGGAGCTAACGGGAGCCGTCAGATGCAATGTACTTGTGATCAGGATTTCGCTGTGTggcttttttattatctttcactttgcgcgtgcggactccagatgactccgaatCCAACCTATTCCGGAATATTAGAATAATATAATAAGTCTGAATATCGTTAGCTAACCATTGCATCGTCATCAACGGACAATTTAAATTCGCAAAGGTGCATAGAAACAGCGACCACCCAGCATGCCATACACCTTGAtaatgtttataaaaatcgaacTCGACAGCTGTCAGTGTATCCGCTACGCATGCAGCCCGTCAATGTGTGCGTGCCGTACAGACGACACGGCCGTAGCTGCTGGTTACAATAGCTCGTCGACAAATGCAAAACATTGTGATAGCAGTAGAACACTATAGGAGCTACAGCAAtcatttgttgtgttgtgttttgtttttctgtgctttttttttgtacataaaaTTGTGATGTTAGAGtagtaaatatttatttaattcccCTTTGCAAGCGAGCCCCGGACACAACGATGAGTGAAGCCAAAATTACCGAATACAAACTGCTCGAGCGGCTCGGCAGCGGCACGTACGCCATCGTGTACCGAGCGATGAAGAAGGTGAGTGTTTTAATGTTCAAACGCCCGTTAAACGCTTGCTTGCTGCGACTAACACTTGTTACTCCAACACCCCCGGCGCAAACATCCTTCCAGACGACGAAGGAGATACTGGCGGTGAAGGTGATGGCCAAGAGCAAGCTGTCCTGCACCGCGATGGACAACATCATCAGCGAGATCAGCCTGCTGAAGAAGCTGAAGCACCGGCACATCGTCGAGATGCGGGACTTTCTCTGGGACGAGGAGAACATCTACATCCTGATGGAGTACTGCGACGCGGGCAACCTGTCCTCCTACATCCGGCAGCACCGGACGCTGGACGAGGGCACCTGCAAGCGGTTCCTGCAGCAGCTCGCGCTCGCCCTGCGCTACATGCGCCAGCACGACGTGAGCCATCTCGACCTGAAGCCGGCCAACCTGCTGCTGACCCGGGCGTCCGGCACGTACGTGCTGAAGGTGGGCGACTTTGGGTTCGCCCAGCGGCTGAAGCTGAACCAGGAGAACACGGCGGTCAAGGGTTCGCCGCTGTACATGGCGCCCGAGATACTGCTGAACAGCTCGTACGGGCCGGCCGCCGACCTGTGGAGCGTCGGCGTCATCCTGTACGAGTGTCTGTTCGGGCGGGCCCCGTACAGCTCGACCAGCCTGCACGAGCTGGCCGAGCGCATCCATCGCAACGATCCGATCGCGATACCGTGCCGGCCGCCCATCTCGACCGACTGCCGGCAGCTGCTGGTCAGCCTGCTGCAGCGCGATCCGGGCCGGCGCATCAGCTTCGACAAGTTTTTCGACGATCCGTACCTGGACCTGGCGCACGTGGCGTGCGAGGAAAATCTGGAGAAAGCGATCGCGCTCATCAACCGGGCGATCGAGCTGGAGCAGCGGCAGGAGCTGGCGGGCGCCTACCGGGCCTACTGCCAGGGGCTGCAGTACTTTGTGCCGATAACGCGCGCCGAGCCGGATGCCGGCAAGCGGCAGCTGTTGCGCCAGCGCGTCCTCACGTACCTGAACCGGGCGGAAGCGCTCAAGCAGCACATTTACGCGACGACCCAGAcggagcagcaacagcaacaggaCGTGCCAGCGGTATCGGTGTTGAAACGACCGGACGAGAAGGGACGTTCCGGTGCGGGAAACATAAATTCTTCGAGCTCAAGCAAAGAAGGCAGCGGCGGCGATGGGGGTGGCCGTGCGAGCGATAAGCTGGCGGCACCCGAACCCGGCATTGCCGAGCTGGCCCGAGACAACGAATCGATTGCCCGCGGGCTCGAGATTGGATGGCAGGCGGCGAAGGAAGCGTCCGAGAACAAGCTCGATGCCGCACTGGACAGCTACACGTCGGCGCTCAGCCTGCTCATACCCGTGCTGCACCAGGACATTCCCGCCGGACAGAAGCGGGTACTGCGGCAGCGTGTCGTCCAGTGGATGGAGGAGGCGGAGCAGATCAAATCGATCCGCTCGGCCCAGATCATGCAGGAGATGGAGAGCACCGAGGCGAACCACTACGGCTGTACCGTGCAGTAGTTGCTGAACTGTTTTACTTACCGCAAACCGCGGattgtgctctctctctctctttcacgctCTCTCAATGTACGCCTTTGGGAGGGAAGAGATAACTAACATCACCATGGCAATGTAAAGTTACCAGCCTTCTACAGCATTTGGGCCAGAGCACTCGTTCCAGAATTAATTTATCTCGTAAGTCCTTTCCCTTCATCAACGTTTCTGTGGATTTGGGCACGATGGCGCCCAACCGATGCAGTAAGATTGTAAAGCTTAATTCACGAATGAATGTCAGTATTTCCGGCAAAACCCGCAACCGATTGGTTCCTAAACGCGTACCGCACCTTGCTTGCACGGCTTGGCGCTAATCCACCGGTGGCGACTGTGGTTGCGGCATCAGCGGCCTACTAAACCTAAGATTCCCCCATGCCCCACCACCACGTAGCTGCACTCCTATGTACACGATGAGATTTCTCGCGAAAGTGCGATTAGCGGCCAGACTCGTAAATCGTATTACGCGGCGTGATTTTGtgataataaaaatttaaactatAGCGAAAACAATCAGATCGGATCGGATGATGTTggtgatgaggatgatgatgttgctggCGGGATTGGGAGGGGCGGAATACGGGTAACCTGATTAATTATACGTTTGCGCATAAAACCAATCACGATCACGGCCTGGAGCCGTTGCAATCAGCGCAATAATTAATTTCCACGAACCTGATTATGTGGGCCGTTTGCAAATCACCGGGGGAGAACAGTTATAATAGGTATGTTAGTTAACCATAATAGTGTTTTTCTACGATTATTGTTCGTGTAATAGTTGTTTTGGTATTCTCTtcttgttttgaatattttttatagCAACTTTTATTCCACGATATTCTTAGCATTGCTTCATTTGCTCCACTAAACCCATAGCTATTTGCTTTTGGATAGTATCGATCTTAATAATGCTTATTTTAGTACATAATTGACTACGCCTCATAGCAAGCGTTGACACTTTTAGCGGTAAGTTAATTTATTCGCTGTTATCTAAACATCTTTTAATATGTTGGAAAATTTGCTCAAATGGACGCATTCCACAGATTATGCTTAAACgacttaaaaaacaaataaccatAAAAAACGTAAGCTCCATATAGCTTCACTAGTTTGCTCAACAGATGGCATTTTATAGCTCCTCATTacattgctatccttttcgtGCAATGTGTTTCTCGCCTAGCTTCATCTAATCATggcctatatagccttctaaccgAGTAAAAATCTCTCAAAGTTAGGAAAGCTCCACTGGctgggtatcccaccaacagaagGCGCCACTAgcctttttgctatttttagaatgcatgagtagTGATGAGTCAAGTACCACTTTTCACTGTGTGGTGCTGTGGTACCACGCACAGTctactgtgctgtgtgtgcgtggtagCACACTTAatgcccaagcgccacagattaagcttaaacgactggaaaattgaatatccataggaaaaaatgaaagcttcacagcttcattggtttgatcaatagatggcgtattacaactcatcattatattgctatccttttcttgcaatgtgtttcgacaagtttcatcttataatgacctatatagccttctaactttctgagcaaaaatcaatatgaatggtcgtgtggtcagatacgtgggtatcaacaccaacgaccattactcaattctcacttgcttcagtactggtggtttccgttggagtttagtatttaaacaatcgtatcgccgttctagttctagcgatgcataacttcaatgcgaaaccatacaacagtatagagaaatgagaaagctctcctccaagcgaggaagctccacaggttgggtatcccacaaacagatggcgccaccagcttttttgctatttttagaatgcatgagtcgtttgccgtctgctaaacgaagtctttctatattccgtttaggtagagaatttgaggcgtttagaaggcgtttagtggtcgtttagtggatttgtggcacttgggtgtGTGGTCGCACAGTAACTGTGTTCCTGCACAGTTTTTGTGCACGCACACAGCTACTGTGCGACCGCACAGTTGCTGTGTTATCAcacagttactgtgttatcgcacagttactgtgttatCGCACAATTAGTGTGCTTTGCACACtttttgtgctccgcacagctACCACACAGtttgcacagtttgtgtgctccgcaggACGACACGAGCGGCTTTCAGATTTTGAATGTCTAATTAAAGTCATTTAAGTTTCATTTTGATGAAACTTATTCGATTTAATCTTActttacaaataaatgatgttttaaGTATACATATTAACATATTAACACTTTAGATTGCAAAAATAACAATGAAAACCTCGATTTATTCACttgcacagtttgtgtgctccgcacagtttgtgtgcttcgCACAGTtattgtgtgctccgcacagtttgtgtacAATCCGCACAGTTGCATACaataactgtgcggagcacacaataactgtgcggagcacagaaactgtgcggagcacacaaactgtgcggagcacagaaactgtgcggagcacacaaactgtgcggagcacacaataactgtgcggagcacacaaactgtgcggagcacacaaactgtgcggagcacacaaactgtgcggagcacacaaaatgtgcggagcacaaaaatcgtgcggagcacacaaactttGCGGAGCACAAAAATTGTGCGGAACACAAAAAATGTGCGAAGTGTGGCAccacaattttataaaatgtgcAATTGTGCTCGCACATTttactgtgctgtgtgtgcgtggtggcACAGTGGTACTTGACTCATCActatgcatgagtcgtttgccgtctgctaaacgaagtctttctataatccgtttaggtagagagcttgagtcgtttagaacccgtttagtggtcgtttagtggatttgtggcacttgggttaagtatttaaacaatcgtatcgccgttctagttctagctaTGCATAACTTCCATCCGAAACCACGCAACAGTAGAGAGGGAAGGAGAAAGCTCTCGAAGCCAGGAAAGCTCCACTGgcaccgtctgctaaacgaagtctttttagattccgtttaggttgagAACTTGAGCAGTTTAGAACccgtcgtttagtggatttgtgacGCTTGGGAAGGGAAATCACAAATTGATTTCTTGTTTTGGAAATTTATCCGacgttttgataaaaattagGCAGTTTTTATGATTCTAATGTTTTTCTAATgataatatttgaaatttgccatgAGTTATAgtgttttgttatgtttgtttgttgttatgtCAATGTCCACCGATAACCGTTTCTTCCAAATATCCTCCTGAGACcgcaatgtcacctttgtattgaattGTCATTGCTGAACAGCACGGATGAACGGACGGCCGCATAAAATGTACCCGGAGAAACGGCGCCCCACTGTAACTAAAAACTTTTCTGGCACTGTTGAAACGAATTTCGATCgatcaaaaataataaaaatattctaGCAAACCATTCCATTGCATTAGACAAGACTGCAAAGGACGAGAAACATAATTGATTGAAGCATTTTTATGATAGAAAAATATATATCCGAAACGATCTGTTTAAGCTGAGTTCTTCCTTGCCCGACTGCTCGCGTTTGCCGAGCCCTGGCTAGGCTTCGCCTAAACCCAGCACAGAGCGAGCAGGCGGTTGTCATAGTCCCGTCCGCCATACTACGGGCCGCGCAAGATGGCGCCGGTATAAAAAAGCCCACCAACACCGCATGGTCCAGCCTGGCtcactgtgtgcgtgtgtttgtgagtcTGTTAAGACAGTGTGCTGCCCCTGCCACCGCACCCCGAACCGTGCACCGCTCGTATCGATCGCGCACACTTGCCCTTTCGTCatcggtcgtcgtcgtccgcctCACTGTGCCCACAAGCGTCGGGTGTGCatgttgtgtgagtgtgtagaGCGTTACAGCCAGTTGGCAGCAGCAAGTAAAAGAAAATACGGGAAGCGAGCGAAAGCAAACGTTTTGGTcgcagagagaaaaaaaaatattaaaaagccTTGCTGCCCaacaccctccccccccactCTGTACATGTGTTTTTCACCGTTTGTAGTGCGATTTTTATCGATGTTCGTCGCGTCCCCCGTGTGTCGGTGaatcgcgcgcgcgtgttctGTGAAAACGGCTGAGAGAGGTAGTTGACAAAAGAATTAGTGCTATTTTGTAACGATTTGGTGCCGCCGGGTAGTTATGACTTTTGCAGAACCACTCATCCGCCCTCCCCCACCCCTTCATTTGCTTGGTTTGCCGGAAACTGTCATCGCGGCGCAATCTTTCTGGTGCGGCTCGCACAGTTCTCCCCCCTATTTTTTCGCCATATCTTACTTGCCCTTCGGTCGCAAACTGTGATACCACTTGTCTAACCCCCCGCCGCCCCTTGCACCACACTCTACAACACACTTTACTGTGGGGCGCCCGTTCGGGGAATTGCACGCTGGTTTGTGCGTGTTGGTGCGCGAGTGTTTtcttcgcgcgcgcgcgtgtgtgtgtgt is a window from the Anopheles merus strain MAF chromosome X, AmerM5.1, whole genome shotgun sequence genome containing:
- the LOC121598927 gene encoding mitochondrial coenzyme A transporter SLC25A42, producing the protein MRATTLSGELLPVRPHTGSNGIWTATDAVREMSTNNRQASEPVPPVRPTNLNNRDVVVTSLIAGATAGALAKTTIAPLDRTKINFQINKDVPYTFRAALGFLRNTYVREGFLALWRGNSATMARIIPYSAIQFTAHEQWKKILQVDLHTDTEVRRFLAGSLAGITSQSLTYPLDLARARMAVTDKYSGYKTLREVFVKIWQCEGPRTLYRGYWATILGVIPYAGTSFFTYDTLKNEYYKRTGDKSPNTVISLTFGAVAGVIGQSSSYPLDIVRRRMQTTGVTAQCADQYLTIGRTLIKIYREEGLVKGFYKGLSMNWIKGPIAVGISFATYDHIKHLLRDIIHIRSGDGQAR
- the LOC121597827 gene encoding serine/threonine-protein kinase ULK3, coding for MSEAKITEYKLLERLGSGTYAIVYRAMKKTTKEILAVKVMAKSKLSCTAMDNIISEISLLKKLKHRHIVEMRDFLWDEENIYILMEYCDAGNLSSYIRQHRTLDEGTCKRFLQQLALALRYMRQHDVSHLDLKPANLLLTRASGTYVLKVGDFGFAQRLKLNQENTAVKGSPLYMAPEILLNSSYGPAADLWSVGVILYECLFGRAPYSSTSLHELAERIHRNDPIAIPCRPPISTDCRQLLVSLLQRDPGRRISFDKFFDDPYLDLAHVACEENLEKAIALINRAIELEQRQELAGAYRAYCQGLQYFVPITRAEPDAGKRQLLRQRVLTYLNRAEALKQHIYATTQTEQQQQQDVPAVSVLKRPDEKGRSGAGNINSSSSSKEGSGGDGGGRASDKLAAPEPGIAELARDNESIARGLEIGWQAAKEASENKLDAALDSYTSALSLLIPVLHQDIPAGQKRVLRQRVVQWMEEAEQIKSIRSAQIMQEMESTEANHYGCTVQ